The following coding sequences are from one Anolis sagrei isolate rAnoSag1 chromosome 6, rAnoSag1.mat, whole genome shotgun sequence window:
- the BAMBI gene encoding BMP and activin membrane-bound inhibitor homolog gives MDRHSSFIFVWLQLELCAMAILLTKGEIRCYCDAAHCVATGYMCKSELNACFSRLLDPQNSHSPLTHGCLDSLASTSDLCQANLAQNHSGMTIPKLECCHEDMCNYKGLYDVLSPSRGELSGQGSRYQHDTSRNLITKVQELTSSKELWFRAAVIAVPIAGGLILVLLIMLALRMLRSENKRLQDQRQQMLSRLHYSFHGHHSKKGQVAKLDLECMVPVTGHENCCLTCDKMRQPDLSNDKILSLVHWGMYGGHGKLEFV, from the exons ATGGATCGCCACTCCAGCTTCATCTTCGTGTGGCTGCAACTGGAGCTGTGCGCCATGGCCATCCTCCTGACCAAAG GTGAAATTAGATGCTACTGTGATGCCGCGCATTGTGTCGCCACAGGCTACATGTGCAAATCCGAGCTCAATGCTTGCTTCTCCAGACTGCTTGACCCACAGAACAGCCATTCTCCACTTACTCATGGCTGCTTGGACTCTCTTGCAAGCACCTCAGACCTCTGTCAAGCCAACCTGGCACAAAACCACTCTGGAATGACAATCCCCAAGTTGGAGTGTTGTCACGAAGACATGTGCAATTACAAAGGGTTATATGACGTCCTCTCTCCTTCCAGAGGAGAGCTTTCAG GACAAGGCAGCAGATACCAGCACGATACCAGCAGgaacctcatcacaaaggtccaGGAGCTGACCTCCTCGAAAGAACTCTGGTTCAGGGCCGCCGTGATTGCAGTCCCCATCGCCGGCGGGCTGATCTTGGTGCTGCTCATCATGCTGGCGCTGCGCATGCTCAGGAGTGAGAACAAGAGACTGCAGGACCAGAGGCAGCAAATGCTCTCCCGGCTGCACTACAGCTTCCACGGGCACCATTCTAAAAAGGGACAGGTGGCCAAGCTGGACTTGGAATGCATGGTGCCGGTGACGGGTCACGAAAACTGCTGCCTGACCTGCGACAAAATGCGACAGCCAGACCTCAGCAATGACAAAATACTCTCACTAGTCCACTGGGGAATGTATGGTGGGCACGGAAAGCTGGAGTTCGTGTGa